One Xiphophorus hellerii strain 12219 chromosome 24, Xiphophorus_hellerii-4.1, whole genome shotgun sequence DNA window includes the following coding sequences:
- the LOC116715925 gene encoding four and a half LIM domains protein 2-like, with the protein MSERYDCTECKDSLYGQKYILREEYPYCIKCYEPLFSSNCEKCKKLISCTSKDLSFKDRHWHSECFLCNNCSRSLVDKPFATKNNLLMCTDCYATEYSSKCHACLKTIMPGTKKMEHKGNSWHENCFICRFCQQTIGTKSFVKKDGNNYCLACYEKLFALQCVHCKKPITTGGVSYHDQPWHKECFVCAGCKMQLAGQRFTSRDDATYCLECFCNLFAKKCAHCTNPISGLGGSKYISFEDRQWHNDCFNCQKCSSSMVGRGFLTFKNDILCPDCGKDL; encoded by the exons ATGTCTGAGCGCTATGACTGCACAGAGTGCAAGGACTCTTTGTATGGACAGAAGTACATCCTGAGGGAGGAATATCCTTACTGCATCAAGTGCTATGAGCCACTTTTCTCCAGCAACTGTGAAAAGTGCAAGAAGCTCATTAGCTGCACCAGCAAG GATCTGTCCTTCAAGGACCGTCACTGGCACAGTGAATGCTTCCTCTGCAACAACTGCAGCCGCTCTCTGGTCGACAAACCGTTTGCCACCAAAAACAACCTCCTGATGTGCACCGACTGCTACGCCACTGAGTATTCCTCCAAGTGCCATGCCTGCCTGAAGACCATCATGCCAG GCACCAAGAAGATGGAGCATAAGGGGAACAGTTGGCATGAGAATTGTTTCATCTGCAGATTCTGCCAGCAGACTATTGGCACCAAGAGCTTTGTGAAGAAGGACGGAAACAACTACTGTCTGGCCTGCTATGAGAAACTGTTTGCCCTGCAGTGTGTCCACTGCAAGAAG CCCATTACGACTGGAGGAGTGAGCTACCATGACCAGCCGTGGCATAAGGAATGCTTTGTTTGTGCTGGATGCAAAATGCAGCTGGCTGGGCAGAGATTCACCTCTCGAGACGACGCCACCTACTGCCTCGAGTGTTTCTGCAACCTGTTTGCAAAGAAATGTGCCCACTGCACCAACCCAATCAGTG GTCTCGGGGGCAGCAAGTACATCTCATTTGAGGATCGACAGTGGCACAACGACTGCTTCAACTGCCAAAAATGCAGCTCGTCGATGGTTGGTCGAGGCTTCCTGACGTTCAAAAACGACATCCTCTGTCCTGACTGTGGCAAAGACCTCTGA